A stretch of Haloprofundus halophilus DNA encodes these proteins:
- a CDS encoding MATE family efflux transporter yields the protein MTRLPNPIRGVILLIGLGLARLGLVAPERVRRTTDLSWPRIVTGVARMSKNAVDVAMVGIAIGPAAIAGVGLASAYWGIAFALGGGFAAGTIALVSQRYGANAFEELGQAVRSSLLVVVAATVPVMLAFVFFPVQLITLINGDANAIAFGALYLQIVGFAVPFAGVNLIGSRIYIGLDDAWTPMLVRAGGAISNIVFSALFIFGLDMGVAGAAFGTLLANVLVTVAFTVGLVNGRLPGAGDLPVTIDLRGAYVDWPTMRQITEIGLPVVGRSMVWTVANFPMLAIVGMFGAPVLAAYVISRRIWGIMNTPGWGFGLASSSLVGQELGSGNERTAEAYGREIVRFSVATYIVAAALVAVFAEPIVLAFVGGRADPSFSTAVTLVYVSCFAVIAQGVSGASAGPLDASGDTTWPFLSQALGMFAFSIPVAYLGATTSLAYWGLYLSFVAETTVPAALNYYRFSTGKWKLVSRKFRPGSAVADD from the coding sequence GTGACCCGTCTTCCAAATCCGATTCGAGGAGTGATATTGCTCATCGGCCTCGGCCTCGCGCGACTCGGCCTCGTCGCGCCCGAGCGCGTCCGTCGAACCACTGACCTCTCGTGGCCGCGCATCGTCACCGGCGTCGCCCGCATGTCGAAGAACGCCGTCGACGTCGCGATGGTCGGTATCGCTATCGGCCCCGCCGCCATCGCCGGCGTCGGCCTCGCGAGCGCCTACTGGGGTATCGCGTTCGCGCTCGGCGGCGGGTTCGCCGCCGGGACCATCGCGCTCGTTTCGCAACGATACGGCGCGAACGCGTTCGAAGAACTCGGACAGGCGGTTCGTTCCAGTCTCCTCGTCGTCGTCGCCGCGACGGTCCCGGTGATGCTCGCGTTCGTCTTCTTTCCCGTCCAGCTCATCACCCTCATCAACGGCGACGCCAACGCAATCGCGTTCGGCGCGCTCTACCTCCAGATAGTCGGCTTCGCGGTCCCCTTCGCGGGCGTCAACCTCATCGGCAGTCGCATCTACATCGGCCTCGACGACGCGTGGACGCCGATGCTCGTCCGCGCCGGCGGCGCGATATCGAACATCGTCTTCAGCGCGCTGTTCATCTTCGGTCTCGACATGGGCGTCGCGGGCGCGGCGTTCGGTACCCTCCTGGCGAACGTGTTGGTCACCGTCGCGTTCACCGTCGGCCTCGTCAACGGGCGCCTGCCAGGCGCGGGCGACCTCCCCGTCACCATCGACCTGAGGGGGGCGTACGTCGACTGGCCGACGATGCGGCAGATAACCGAGATCGGCCTCCCGGTCGTCGGCCGGAGCATGGTGTGGACCGTCGCCAACTTCCCGATGCTCGCTATCGTCGGCATGTTCGGTGCGCCTGTGCTCGCCGCGTACGTCATCAGCCGTCGCATCTGGGGCATCATGAACACGCCCGGCTGGGGCTTCGGTCTCGCGTCGAGCAGCCTCGTCGGTCAGGAGCTGGGGTCGGGTAACGAACGGACCGCGGAGGCGTACGGTCGCGAAATCGTCCGCTTCTCCGTCGCCACCTACATCGTCGCCGCGGCGCTCGTCGCGGTGTTCGCCGAACCGATCGTCCTCGCGTTCGTCGGCGGACGTGCTGACCCGTCCTTTTCGACCGCCGTGACGCTCGTTTACGTCTCCTGTTTCGCGGTCATCGCGCAGGGCGTCAGCGGGGCCTCGGCGGGGCCGCTCGACGCCAGCGGCGACACCACCTGGCCCTTCCTGAGCCAGGCACTCGGGATGTTCGCGTTCTCGATTCCGGTGGCGTACCTCGGTGCGACGACGTCGCTCGCCTACTGGGGGCTGTACCTCTCGTTCGTCGCGGAGACGACCGTGCCGGCAGCACTCAACTACTACCGCTTCTCCACCGGCAAGTGGAAGCTCGTCAGCCGTAAGTTCCGTCCGGGGTCGGCTGTCGCCGACGACTGA
- a CDS encoding DUF5790 family protein, producing the protein MSQSQLGDDDLFGEAAAEMREDVEQHLSAARETLPEGDDIWETEADNVLGVLNGLRSALDTGDAEDHLRQAKKWYTIGERADAFEDADDLADAIEEVEELLEQITEAHANVGELASTVPQLRGALDEAHEEADTSEETETDDEDEEDEAEADDEDEDDEEDDEDEE; encoded by the coding sequence ATGAGCCAATCGCAACTGGGCGACGACGACCTGTTCGGCGAGGCGGCCGCGGAGATGCGCGAAGACGTCGAACAACACCTCTCGGCGGCACGCGAGACGCTCCCCGAGGGCGACGACATCTGGGAGACGGAAGCCGACAACGTCCTCGGCGTGCTCAACGGTCTGCGCTCGGCGCTCGACACCGGCGACGCCGAAGACCACCTCCGACAGGCCAAGAAGTGGTACACCATCGGCGAACGCGCCGACGCCTTCGAGGACGCCGACGACCTCGCGGACGCCATCGAAGAGGTCGAGGAACTCCTCGAACAGATAACCGAGGCCCACGCGAACGTCGGGGAACTCGCCAGCACGGTTCCGCAACTCCGCGGCGCGTTGGACGAGGCCCACGAAGAAGCCGACACGAGCGAGGAGACCGAAACGGACGACGAGGACGAGGAGGACGAAGCCGAAGCGGACGACGAAGACGAGGACGACGAAGAAGACGACGAAGACGAAGAGTAG
- the azf gene encoding NAD-dependent glucose-6-phosphate dehydrogenase Azf — protein sequence MDDPVLLTGAGGRVGQAILGGIGDDHDWRLLDREPLADEKLPPGTTQDDVYVTDVTDREALATAVEGVGTIIHLAGDPRPEAPWDSVLRNNIDGTQALFEVAVDADVEKVAFASSNHAVSAFETDRRTPDIYRPESEFLLDGTELPRPGNLYGVSKAAGETLGRYYYDQSGLSVVCVRIGNLTRDHPPIDYERGQAMWLSYRDCAHLFDRCIRADYGYEIVYGISDNDRKYYSIERTREVLGYDPQDNSAEFE from the coding sequence ATGGACGACCCGGTTTTACTGACGGGCGCGGGTGGGCGCGTCGGGCAAGCCATTCTCGGTGGTATCGGCGACGACCACGACTGGCGACTGCTCGACCGCGAACCGCTGGCAGACGAGAAACTCCCCCCAGGAACGACCCAGGACGACGTGTACGTCACCGACGTCACGGACCGCGAAGCGCTCGCTACGGCCGTCGAAGGCGTCGGCACTATCATCCACCTCGCCGGTGACCCGCGTCCGGAAGCGCCGTGGGACAGCGTCCTCCGGAACAACATCGACGGGACGCAGGCACTGTTCGAGGTGGCGGTCGACGCCGACGTCGAGAAGGTCGCCTTCGCCTCCTCGAACCACGCGGTGAGCGCCTTCGAGACCGACCGCCGGACGCCGGACATCTACCGCCCCGAGAGCGAGTTCCTCCTCGACGGTACGGAACTCCCCCGGCCCGGTAACCTCTACGGCGTGAGCAAAGCCGCCGGCGAGACGCTCGGTCGCTACTACTACGACCAGAGCGGCCTCTCGGTCGTCTGCGTCCGTATCGGCAACCTGACGCGCGACCACCCGCCTATCGACTACGAGCGCGGACAGGCGATGTGGCTCTCGTACCGCGACTGCGCGCACCTGTTCGACCGCTGCATCCGAGCCGACTACGGCTACGAGATCGTCTACGGCATCAGCGACAACGACCGCAAGTACTACTCCATCGAGCGCACCCGCGAGGTGCTCGGCTACGACCCGCAGGACAACTCCGCCGAGTTCGAGTGA
- a CDS encoding cold-shock protein encodes MAKGTVDFFNDTGGYGFIETEDADDDVFFHMEDVGGPDLEEGQEVEFDIEQAPKGPRATNVTRL; translated from the coding sequence ATGGCAAAAGGTACGGTCGACTTTTTCAACGACACCGGCGGTTACGGATTCATCGAAACTGAAGACGCAGACGACGACGTGTTCTTCCACATGGAAGACGTCGGCGGCCCGGACCTCGAAGAGGGTCAGGAAGTGGAGTTCGACATCGAGCAGGCCCCGAAGGGCCCGCGCGCGACGAACGTCACCCGACTGTAA
- a CDS encoding TIGR03557 family F420-dependent LLM class oxidoreductase → MTNFGYTLSSEEFAPNDLVDYAREAEERGYDFVSISDHYHPWVSEQGHAPFVWSTLGGVATATEEIDVVVGVSCPIVRIHPAILAQATATTARMLGDRFVWGVGTGENLNEHILGDHWPPHRVRLEMLEEAVEVVRKLWDGGQTSHYGEHYTVENARLFTRPEETPPIAVSAYGERAATAAADFGDGFWCVGPQEEPLRAFEENGGEGPKFAQMTVCYAEDEDEAVETTYEQWPNSFVPGELASILPTPTHFEQASQAVSKEDVREADSVVTDPDPETHIESVQQFVDAGYDHVYVHQVGDDQESFFEFYENEVWPSFDFD, encoded by the coding sequence ATGACGAACTTCGGCTACACGCTGTCGAGCGAGGAGTTCGCCCCGAACGACCTCGTCGACTACGCGCGAGAGGCCGAGGAACGCGGCTACGACTTCGTCTCCATCTCCGACCACTACCACCCGTGGGTGAGCGAGCAGGGACACGCCCCGTTCGTCTGGTCGACGCTCGGCGGCGTCGCCACGGCCACCGAGGAGATCGACGTCGTCGTCGGCGTCTCCTGTCCCATCGTGCGGATACACCCGGCCATCCTCGCGCAGGCGACGGCGACGACGGCGCGGATGCTCGGCGACCGCTTCGTCTGGGGCGTCGGCACCGGCGAGAACCTCAACGAGCACATCCTCGGCGACCACTGGCCGCCGCACCGCGTCCGGCTGGAGATGCTCGAAGAGGCCGTCGAAGTCGTCCGAAAGCTCTGGGACGGCGGCCAGACCAGCCACTACGGCGAACACTACACCGTCGAGAACGCGCGCCTGTTCACGCGCCCCGAGGAGACACCGCCCATCGCCGTCTCGGCGTACGGCGAGCGCGCGGCGACGGCCGCCGCCGACTTCGGCGACGGCTTCTGGTGCGTCGGCCCGCAGGAGGAACCGCTCCGGGCGTTCGAGGAGAACGGCGGCGAGGGGCCGAAGTTCGCGCAGATGACCGTCTGCTACGCCGAGGACGAGGACGAGGCGGTCGAGACGACCTACGAGCAGTGGCCGAACTCGTTCGTGCCCGGCGAACTCGCCTCGATACTGCCGACGCCGACGCACTTCGAGCAGGCGTCGCAGGCCGTCTCGAAGGAGGACGTCCGCGAGGCCGACAGCGTCGTCACCGACCCGGACCCGGAGACGCACATCGAGAGCGTCCAACAGTTCGTCGACGCGGGCTACGACCACGTCTACGTCCACCAGGTCGGCGACGACCAGGAGTCGTTCTTCGAGTTCTACGAGAACGAGGTCTGGCCGTCGTTCGACTTCGACTGA
- a CDS encoding DUF192 domain-containing protein produces the protein MRTRVLVGVLVVSLFAAGGVVAFDYVRSPPAPSEYETTTVTTVDGNDGTELAAVDVRIADTHNKRYTGLSNTTSLDDGEGMLFVHDSEGEYSYVMRNMEFPLDIVFVDADGTITRIHHAPLDPADESEGQLTRYTGHGKYVLEVPMGYTNRTGISEGDRLLIPNETADGTATPNRSISIRR, from the coding sequence GTGCGCACGCGTGTCCTCGTCGGAGTCCTCGTCGTCTCTCTCTTCGCCGCGGGAGGTGTCGTCGCCTTCGACTACGTCCGCAGCCCCCCCGCCCCGAGCGAGTACGAGACGACGACGGTCACCACCGTCGACGGGAACGACGGAACCGAACTCGCGGCCGTCGACGTCCGAATCGCCGATACGCACAACAAACGCTACACTGGACTGAGCAACACCACGTCGCTCGACGACGGCGAGGGGATGCTGTTCGTCCACGACAGCGAGGGCGAGTACTCCTACGTCATGCGGAACATGGAGTTCCCGCTCGACATCGTCTTCGTCGACGCCGACGGGACTATCACGCGGATTCACCACGCGCCGCTGGACCCGGCCGACGAGTCCGAGGGCCAACTGACGCGCTACACCGGGCACGGAAAGTACGTCCTCGAAGTCCCCATGGGATATACGAACCGGACCGGCATCTCCGAGGGCGATAGGCTCCTGATTCCGAACGAAACCGCCGATGGAACCGCTACACCGAACCGGAGTATTTCGATTCGTAGGTAA
- a CDS encoding ABC transporter ATP-binding protein — translation MGTAVDDDDPFEAQRENTENPMRRLFAEYGRQNTTQFVVGLFASVVARLLDLLPPVVLGIAIDAVFGDKEYAQAVADTVPLSAAAVSGVVPATQTEQFYFSVGLIAFGFFGGAVFHWTRNWGWNSFAQNIQHAIRTDTYDKMQRLNMDFFADKQTGEMMSILSNDVNRLERFLNDGMNSFFRLSVMVVAIAAILFSMNWQLALVALLPVPLIALFTWKFVDIIQPKYADVRSSVGTLNSRLENNLGGIQVIKTSNTETYESDRVDDVSMDYFDANWDAIRTRIKFFPGLRVLAGIGFVVTFFVGGLWVFAGPPGPFTEALSIGQFVTFIVLTQRFIWPMAQFGQIINMYQRARASSARIFGLMDEPSRIVEDPDADELVVGEGRVEYDDVTFGYDEGETIVEDVDFVVEGGETLALVGPTGAGKSTILKLLLRMYDVDDGKIQIDGQDLRDVTIPSLRQAIGYVSQETFMFYGTVRDNIAYGAFDATDEEIVEAARAAEAHEFIENLADGYDTEIGERGVKLSGGQRQRLSIARAILKDPEILVLDEATSDVDTETEMLIQRSLDRLTENRTTFAIAHRLSTIKDADQILVLEGGRVKERGTHDELLGNDDLYAHLWGVQAGEIDELPEEFIERASRRQARTDAQDD, via the coding sequence ATGGGAACGGCCGTGGACGACGACGACCCCTTCGAAGCGCAGCGAGAGAACACAGAGAACCCGATGCGCCGACTGTTCGCCGAGTACGGTCGGCAGAACACCACGCAGTTCGTCGTCGGACTGTTCGCGAGCGTCGTCGCGCGGTTGCTCGACCTGCTCCCACCGGTAGTCCTCGGTATCGCCATCGACGCCGTCTTCGGCGACAAAGAGTACGCGCAGGCCGTCGCCGACACGGTTCCTCTCTCCGCGGCGGCCGTCTCCGGCGTGGTCCCGGCGACGCAGACCGAACAGTTCTACTTCTCGGTCGGACTCATCGCCTTCGGCTTCTTCGGCGGCGCGGTGTTTCACTGGACGCGTAACTGGGGGTGGAACTCCTTCGCGCAGAACATTCAGCACGCCATCCGCACCGACACGTACGACAAGATGCAGCGGCTGAACATGGACTTCTTCGCCGACAAGCAGACCGGCGAGATGATGTCCATCCTCTCGAACGACGTCAACCGCCTCGAACGGTTCCTCAACGACGGGATGAACTCCTTCTTCCGCCTGTCGGTGATGGTCGTCGCCATCGCGGCCATCCTCTTCTCGATGAACTGGCAACTGGCGCTCGTCGCGCTCCTCCCGGTGCCGCTCATCGCGCTGTTCACCTGGAAGTTCGTCGACATCATCCAGCCGAAGTACGCCGACGTTCGCTCCTCGGTGGGGACGCTCAACTCCCGACTGGAGAACAACCTCGGCGGGATTCAGGTGATAAAGACCTCCAACACCGAGACCTACGAGTCCGACCGCGTCGACGACGTCTCGATGGACTACTTCGACGCCAACTGGGACGCGATTCGGACGCGAATCAAGTTCTTCCCCGGCCTGCGCGTCCTCGCCGGTATCGGCTTCGTCGTCACGTTCTTCGTCGGCGGTCTCTGGGTGTTCGCCGGGCCGCCGGGTCCGTTCACGGAGGCGCTCAGCATCGGGCAGTTCGTCACGTTCATCGTCCTCACCCAGCGGTTCATCTGGCCGATGGCGCAGTTCGGACAGATAATCAACATGTACCAACGCGCCCGCGCCTCCTCGGCGCGCATCTTCGGTCTGATGGACGAACCCTCGCGCATCGTCGAAGACCCCGACGCCGACGAACTCGTCGTCGGTGAGGGCCGCGTCGAGTACGACGACGTGACGTTCGGCTACGACGAGGGCGAGACCATCGTCGAAGACGTCGACTTCGTCGTCGAGGGCGGCGAGACGCTCGCGCTCGTCGGCCCCACCGGCGCGGGAAAATCGACTATCCTGAAACTCCTGCTTCGGATGTACGACGTCGACGACGGGAAGATACAGATCGACGGACAGGACCTCCGCGACGTGACGATTCCGAGTCTCCGCCAGGCCATCGGCTACGTCAGTCAGGAGACGTTCATGTTCTACGGCACCGTCCGCGACAACATCGCCTACGGCGCGTTCGACGCGACCGACGAGGAGATCGTCGAGGCCGCGAGAGCCGCCGAAGCACACGAGTTCATCGAGAATCTCGCTGACGGCTACGACACCGAGATCGGCGAGCGCGGCGTGAAGCTCTCGGGCGGGCAGCGCCAGCGGCTCTCCATCGCCCGCGCCATCCTGAAAGACCCCGAAATCCTCGTCCTCGACGAGGCCACCTCCGACGTCGACACCGAGACGGAGATGCTCATCCAGCGCAGCCTCGACCGGCTCACGGAGAACCGAACGACGTTCGCCATCGCTCACCGCCTCTCGACCATCAAGGACGCCGACCAGATTCTCGTCCTCGAAGGCGGGCGGGTCAAGGAGCGCGGGACCCACGACGAGCTGCTCGGAAACGACGACCTCTACGCCCACCTCTGGGGCGTTCAGGCCGGCGAGATAGACGAACTGCCCGAGGAGTTCATCGAACGCGCCTCCCGGCGTCAGGCGCGTACCGACGCGCAAGACGACTGA
- a CDS encoding DUF7553 family protein, with translation MEHSDEPIEDARAEIRRASERADGETREHLLSLDEGLMELGGGDKVEADGPPREDRVEQVEEKIVGLANEFDDDHWIQERLETARDYLDQYRQERGIPTDGER, from the coding sequence ATGGAACACTCCGACGAACCCATCGAGGACGCGCGAGCGGAGATTCGCCGAGCGAGCGAGCGCGCCGACGGAGAGACGCGCGAGCACCTGCTCTCGCTCGACGAGGGGCTGATGGAGCTCGGCGGCGGCGACAAAGTCGAGGCCGACGGACCGCCGAGGGAGGACCGCGTCGAACAGGTCGAGGAGAAAATCGTCGGCTTGGCGAACGAGTTCGACGACGACCACTGGATACAGGAGCGGCTCGAAACCGCCCGCGACTACCTCGACCAGTACCGACAGGAGCGGGGGATTCCGACCGACGGAGAGCGGTGA
- a CDS encoding orc1/cdc6 family replication initiation protein encodes MRTTFRTERNVFTNKDVFKEGYDPDEILERDEEISEYIGYLEDALFGETPKNIIVYGNTGVGKTVVTDHVTQMLSSEAERRDEGVDIHVVKVNCGHHTSSYQAAVALVNEMRRATDREEIGKGYGFADAMDMLYSEVERREGTVYVILDEIDFLGDDDQILYELPRASANDYVERSHVGVIGISNDYTYRDNLSSKVKDTLQEDEIKFPPYDAAELRTILEDRADKGMKEDVLDGAVIPKCAAISARDSGSARQAIDLLREAGNVADADGRDEVGETDVDEAVTRVERGRLKDGIRDLTAHGKCILLSLARAYGRQETPLRLKELLPVYERVARGAGSDPLGEHRVRDHLADLTMLGFVEQRRTNKGRAGGQFYQYDLSVDAEAVFEVVSE; translated from the coding sequence ATGAGGACGACATTCAGAACCGAGCGAAACGTCTTCACGAACAAGGACGTGTTCAAAGAGGGGTACGACCCCGACGAGATTCTCGAACGCGACGAGGAGATCTCGGAGTACATCGGATATCTCGAAGACGCCCTGTTCGGGGAGACGCCGAAGAACATCATCGTCTACGGCAACACCGGGGTCGGTAAAACCGTCGTCACCGACCACGTGACCCAGATGCTCTCGTCGGAAGCCGAACGCCGCGACGAGGGCGTCGACATCCACGTCGTGAAGGTGAACTGCGGGCATCACACGTCGTCGTATCAAGCCGCCGTCGCGCTGGTCAACGAGATGCGGCGCGCTACCGACCGCGAGGAGATCGGGAAGGGGTACGGCTTCGCCGACGCGATGGATATGCTCTACTCGGAGGTCGAGCGCCGCGAGGGAACCGTCTACGTCATCCTCGACGAAATCGACTTCCTCGGCGACGACGACCAGATTCTCTACGAGCTCCCCCGCGCCTCCGCCAACGACTACGTCGAGCGGAGCCACGTCGGCGTCATCGGCATCTCCAACGACTACACCTACCGGGACAACCTCTCCTCGAAGGTCAAAGACACGCTCCAGGAGGACGAGATCAAGTTCCCGCCCTACGACGCCGCCGAACTCCGGACGATTCTCGAAGACCGCGCGGACAAGGGGATGAAAGAGGACGTCCTCGACGGCGCGGTCATCCCGAAATGCGCCGCTATCTCGGCCAGAGACAGCGGGTCGGCCCGGCAGGCCATCGACCTGCTGCGCGAGGCCGGCAACGTCGCCGACGCCGACGGCCGAGACGAAGTCGGAGAGACGGACGTCGACGAGGCAGTGACCCGCGTCGAGCGCGGGCGGCTGAAAGACGGTATCCGCGACCTGACCGCACACGGCAAGTGCATCCTCCTCTCGCTCGCACGCGCGTACGGCAGACAGGAGACGCCGCTCCGACTCAAGGAACTCCTCCCCGTCTACGAGCGCGTCGCCCGCGGTGCCGGCAGCGACCCCCTCGGCGAACACCGGGTACGCGACCACCTCGCCGACCTCACGATGCTCGGCTTCGTCGAGCAGCGCCGGACCAACAAGGGGCGCGCCGGCGGTCAGTTCTATCAGTACGACCTCTCCGTCGACGCCGAAGCCGTCTTCGAGGTCGTCTCCGAGTAA
- a CDS encoding creatininase family protein — MHLTDAAWTDVRDLDTDLALLPVGSTEQHGPHAPLGTDALTAEAVAAAGADASDRDVVVGPTVPVGVAEEHRQFPGTLWVSEETFRSYVRETVQSLAYHGFDRVVVVNGHGGNVGALREVTARISRRDDAYAVPFTWFEAVGEHATRMGHGGPLETALLRHVAPETVREDRVEEARAGAADRWGEWVASVNLAHDSAEFAENGVVGDPSDGDAALGEELLDAAAAALARVLDAVAERDVARPDRRS, encoded by the coding sequence ATGCACCTCACAGACGCCGCGTGGACCGACGTCCGCGACCTCGATACCGACCTCGCGCTCCTGCCGGTCGGCAGCACCGAGCAGCACGGCCCGCACGCGCCCCTCGGAACCGACGCCCTCACCGCCGAGGCGGTCGCCGCCGCGGGTGCCGATGCGTCGGACCGAGACGTCGTCGTCGGGCCGACCGTCCCCGTCGGCGTCGCCGAGGAACACCGACAGTTCCCAGGGACGCTTTGGGTTTCGGAGGAGACGTTTCGCTCGTACGTCCGCGAGACGGTTCAGAGCCTCGCGTACCACGGCTTCGACCGCGTCGTCGTCGTCAACGGACACGGCGGCAACGTCGGCGCGCTCCGCGAAGTGACCGCGAGAATCAGCCGTCGCGACGACGCCTACGCCGTCCCGTTCACCTGGTTCGAGGCCGTCGGCGAACACGCGACGCGGATGGGACACGGCGGCCCGTTGGAGACGGCGCTGCTCAGACACGTCGCTCCCGAGACGGTGCGCGAAGACCGGGTGGAGGAAGCGAGAGCGGGGGCGGCCGACCGGTGGGGCGAGTGGGTCGCGAGCGTCAACCTCGCGCACGACTCGGCGGAGTTCGCGGAGAACGGCGTCGTCGGCGACCCGAGCGACGGCGACGCGGCACTGGGCGAGGAACTGCTCGACGCGGCGGCGGCGGCGCTGGCACGCGTTCTCGACGCGGTCGCCGAGCGGGACGTGGCGCGGCCGGACCGACGGTCGTAG
- a CDS encoding NUDIX domain-containing protein, which yields MTDRLAPDAPREQQTIRLPEARLASFREWAEDGTALAAAARVCDSEGRIALVRNQWSRGWILPGGAVEPGERAAEAARREVREETGLDATIGEVLVVVEQTYVPETGDGTAGETAFSAQYVVYAGRADGEIPSAERLGLTADEITAARWFETLPRRLHDGDLLEPYL from the coding sequence ATGACCGACCGACTCGCACCCGACGCACCTCGCGAGCAGCAGACGATACGACTCCCCGAAGCGCGACTGGCGTCGTTCCGGGAGTGGGCCGAGGACGGAACCGCACTCGCCGCGGCGGCGCGGGTGTGCGATTCGGAGGGTCGCATCGCGCTCGTGCGAAACCAGTGGTCCCGGGGATGGATTCTCCCCGGTGGCGCGGTCGAACCCGGCGAGCGTGCGGCCGAGGCCGCTCGTCGCGAAGTGCGCGAGGAGACGGGACTCGACGCGACAATCGGGGAGGTGCTCGTCGTCGTCGAACAGACGTACGTCCCCGAAACTGGAGACGGAACGGCCGGCGAGACGGCGTTCTCGGCGCAGTACGTCGTCTACGCGGGCCGCGCGGACGGTGAGATACCGAGCGCGGAGCGGTTGGGCCTGACCGCCGACGAGATTACGGCGGCGCGGTGGTTCGAGACGCTTCCGCGGCGACTCCACGACGGAGACCTGCTCGAACCGTACCTGTAG
- a CDS encoding DUF5789 family protein — MSNDEADDSRELGVEFGELEDELESHDYPTTTEELVDEYGEYELELSNGTKTFGEVMEPYQEETDQDFEDAGEVKQAVLNMVGSEAVGRQRYSDRGNEQSQDEQESI, encoded by the coding sequence ATGAGTAACGACGAAGCCGACGACAGTCGCGAGTTGGGCGTCGAGTTCGGCGAACTGGAGGACGAACTCGAGTCGCACGACTACCCGACGACGACCGAGGAACTCGTCGACGAGTACGGCGAGTACGAGCTCGAACTCTCGAACGGGACAAAGACGTTCGGCGAGGTGATGGAGCCGTACCAGGAGGAGACGGATCAGGACTTCGAGGACGCCGGGGAGGTCAAGCAGGCGGTGCTCAACATGGTCGGGTCGGAGGCGGTCGGCCGCCAGCGGTACAGCGACCGCGGAAACGAGCAGTCGCAGGACGAGCAGGAATCGATTTAG
- a CDS encoding dihydroneopterin aldolase family protein, translated as MVTDAEQACFEAGIKFGSLYHQFAGTPVSVDSARSLETAMAEAIENQPHCETVAVEILDDRVDAAIDHESGYTELTGSLMEVEMEIRYEGCLVRTRMEMEDGYPLMRLVSVEA; from the coding sequence ATGGTCACCGACGCAGAGCAGGCGTGTTTCGAGGCGGGAATCAAGTTCGGGTCGCTCTACCACCAGTTCGCCGGGACGCCGGTCAGCGTCGACAGCGCCCGGAGTCTCGAAACCGCGATGGCGGAGGCCATCGAGAACCAACCGCACTGCGAGACCGTCGCGGTCGAAATCCTCGACGACCGCGTCGACGCCGCAATCGACCACGAGAGCGGCTACACCGAACTCACCGGCTCGCTCATGGAAGTCGAGATGGAGATCCGGTACGAGGGCTGTCTCGTCCGCACGCGCATGGAGATGGAGGACGGTTACCCGCTGATGAGACTGGTCAGCGTCGAAGCGTAA
- a CDS encoding DUF309 domain-containing protein produces the protein MEDALRAGVSIYNAGEYHDAHDAWEKRWLDADDESADERLLHGLIQYTAVVYHARQRNWSGARRLAESAGEYLAGLPADCRGVNLGAVRTELARLAADPERIERRRPIPLTYEGDVLSLDDLDFEAATVVARVRAEHDGRFDEGRVEAGIDAAREERDEGRRTRYIALVMDFAVGSDAERPVVYRRLCDHLERREQKRRDVEGLFE, from the coding sequence ATGGAGGACGCGCTCCGGGCGGGAGTATCCATCTACAACGCCGGCGAGTACCACGACGCCCACGACGCGTGGGAGAAGCGGTGGCTCGACGCCGACGACGAGAGCGCCGACGAGCGACTGCTCCACGGGCTCATCCAGTACACCGCCGTCGTCTACCACGCCCGGCAGCGGAACTGGAGCGGCGCGCGGCGGCTCGCCGAGAGCGCCGGTGAGTATCTCGCGGGGCTCCCCGCCGACTGTCGAGGCGTGAACCTCGGCGCCGTTCGGACGGAGCTCGCGCGGCTCGCGGCCGACCCCGAGCGAATCGAACGGCGACGACCGATACCGCTCACGTACGAGGGCGACGTGCTCTCACTCGACGATTTGGATTTCGAGGCGGCGACGGTGGTCGCTCGTGTCCGCGCCGAACACGACGGTCGATTCGACGAGGGCCGCGTCGAAGCGGGTATCGACGCGGCTCGCGAGGAACGCGACGAGGGCCGTCGGACGCGCTACATCGCCCTCGTGATGGACTTCGCGGTCGGGAGCGACGCCGAACGACCGGTCGTCTACCGACGGCTCTGCGACCACCTCGAACGCCGCGAGCAGAAACGACGCGACGTCGAGGGACTGTTCGAGTAG